A stretch of Helicobacter pylori DNA encodes these proteins:
- the flgR gene encoding transcriptional activator FlgR, with product MKIAIVEDDINMRKSLELFFELQDDLEIVSFKNPKDALAKLDESFDLVITDINMPHMDGLEFLRLLEGKYESIVITGNATLNKAIDSIRLGVKDFFQKPFKPELLLESIYRTKKVLEFQKKHPLEKPLKKPHKHSFLAASKALEESKRQALKVASTDANVMLLGESGVGKEVFAHFIHEHSQRSKHPFIAINMSAIPEHLLESELFGYQKGAFTDATVPKMGLFESANKGTIFLDEIAEMPFQLQSKLLRVVQEKEITRLGDNKSVKIDVRFISATNANMKEKIASKKFREDLFFRLQIVPITIAPLRERVEEILPIAEIKLKEVCDAYHLGPKSFSKNAAKRLLEYSWHGNVRELLGVVERAAILSEGSEIQEKDLFLER from the coding sequence TTTAAAAACCCTAAAGACGCTTTAGCCAAGTTAGATGAAAGCTTTGATTTAGTCATCACGGATATTAACATGCCCCATATGGACGGCTTGGAATTTTTACGCCTTTTAGAAGGCAAATATGAATCCATTGTGATTACCGGTAATGCGACCTTGAATAAAGCCATTGATTCCATTCGTTTGGGCGTGAAAGACTTTTTCCAAAAACCTTTTAAACCAGAATTGCTTTTAGAGTCCATCTATCGCACTAAAAAAGTTTTAGAATTTCAAAAAAAACACCCTTTAGAAAAACCTTTAAAAAAACCACACAAACACAGCTTTTTAGCCGCTTCAAAAGCGTTAGAAGAGAGCAAACGGCAGGCCTTAAAAGTCGCAAGCACGGACGCTAATGTCATGCTATTGGGCGAAAGCGGGGTGGGTAAGGAGGTTTTTGCTCATTTCATCCACGAGCATTCGCAACGCTCCAAGCACCCTTTTATAGCGATCAACATGTCCGCAATCCCAGAGCATTTATTAGAAAGCGAGCTTTTTGGGTATCAAAAAGGAGCGTTCACGGACGCCACAGTGCCTAAAATGGGGCTTTTTGAAAGCGCTAATAAAGGCACGATCTTTTTAGATGAAATCGCTGAAATGCCCTTTCAATTGCAAAGCAAACTTTTAAGAGTGGTTCAAGAAAAAGAAATCACGCGCCTTGGGGATAATAAGAGCGTTAAAATTGATGTCCGTTTCATTTCCGCTACCAACGCTAACATGAAAGAAAAAATCGCTTCAAAAAAATTTAGAGAAGATTTGTTTTTCCGCTTGCAAATCGTGCCTATAACTATCGCGCCTTTAAGAGAAAGGGTAGAAGAGATTTTACCCATTGCTGAAATCAAGCTTAAAGAAGTGTGCGACGCGTATCATTTGGGGCCAAAATCTTTTTCAAAAAACGCCGCAAAACGCCTTTTAGAATACTCTTGGCATGGGAATGTGCGAGAGCTTTTAGGAGTGGTGGAGAGAGCGGCGATTTTAAGCGAAGGATCAGAAATCCAAGAGAAAGATTTGTTTTTGGAAAGGTAG
- the uvrA gene encoding excinuclease ABC subunit UvrA, with product MQHKTIMDKIIIQGARENNLKNIFLEIPKNQFVVFTGLSGSGKSTLAFDTLYAEGQRRYLESLSSYARQFLDKVGKPNVDKIEGLTPAIAIDQKTTSKNPRSTVGTITEIYDYLRLLFARVGEQFCPTCLEPISSMSASDIISQICHLEENSKIIILAPIIKDKKGSFNDKLESLRLKGYVRAFVDGVMVRLDEEIHLHKTKKHTIEAVVDRVVINSENASRIASAIEKALKESYGELEVEILQDNAPSIRKHYSEHKACFKCKMSFEELEPLSFSFNSPKGACESCLGLGTKFSLDISKILDPNTPLNQGAIKVIFGYNRSYYAQMFEGFCAYNGIDSALCFNELDKEQQDALLYGNGTEISFHFKNSPLKRPWKGIIQIAYDMFKEQKDLSDYMSEKTCSSCEGHRLKASSLSVQVAGLKMADFLTKPIEEVYHFFNDPTHFSYLNEQEKKIAEPILKEILERVFFLYDVGLGYLTLGRDARTISGGESQRIRIASQIGSGLTGVLYVLDEPSIGLHEKDTLKLINTLRNLQKKGNTLIVVEHDKETIKHADFVVDIGPKAGRHGGEVVFSGSVKELLQNNHSTALYLNGTKKIERPKFELPKEKHFLEIKNVNINNIKNLSVQIPLKQLVCITGVSGSGKSSLILQTLLPTAQTLLNHAKKAQSLNGVEIVGLEHLDKVIYLDQAPIGKTPRSNPATYTGVMDEIRILFAEQKEAKILGYSASRFSFNVKGGRCEKCQGDGDIKIEMHFLPDVLVQCDSCKGAKYNPQTLEIKVKGKSIADVLNMSVEEAYEFFAKFPKIAVKLKTLIDVGLGYITLGQNATTLSGGEAQRIKLAKELSKKDTGKTLYILDEPTTGLHFEDVNHLLQVLHSLVALGNSMLVIEHNLDIIKNADYIIDMGPDGGDKGGKVIASGTPLEVAQNCEKTQSYTGKFLALELK from the coding sequence TTGCAACATAAAACCATTATGGATAAGATCATTATTCAAGGGGCTAGGGAAAATAATCTCAAAAATATTTTTTTAGAAATCCCTAAAAACCAGTTTGTTGTTTTTACCGGATTAAGCGGTTCGGGTAAATCCACTCTGGCGTTTGACACTTTATACGCTGAAGGCCAAAGGCGCTATTTAGAGAGTTTGTCTAGCTATGCTAGGCAATTTTTAGACAAAGTGGGTAAGCCTAATGTGGATAAAATTGAAGGCCTAACCCCTGCGATTGCTATTGATCAAAAAACCACTTCTAAAAATCCTAGATCCACTGTGGGGACGATCACTGAAATTTATGATTATTTAAGGTTGCTGTTTGCAAGGGTTGGGGAGCAATTTTGCCCCACATGTTTAGAGCCTATTAGTTCTATGAGCGCGAGCGATATTATTTCTCAAATCTGTCATTTAGAAGAAAATTCTAAAATCATTATTCTAGCCCCCATTATTAAAGATAAAAAAGGTTCGTTTAACGATAAATTAGAGAGCTTGCGTTTGAAGGGGTATGTGAGGGCTTTTGTTGATGGGGTGATGGTGCGTTTAGATGAAGAAATCCATTTGCACAAAACCAAAAAACACACCATTGAAGCGGTGGTGGATAGGGTGGTTATCAATAGCGAAAATGCTTCACGGATCGCTAGCGCAATAGAAAAAGCCCTTAAAGAAAGCTATGGGGAATTAGAAGTGGAAATCTTGCAAGACAACGCGCCAAGCATTAGGAAGCATTACAGCGAGCATAAGGCATGTTTTAAGTGCAAGATGAGTTTTGAAGAATTAGAGCCTTTGAGTTTTTCCTTCAATTCGCCTAAAGGGGCGTGCGAGAGCTGTTTGGGTTTGGGGACAAAATTTAGCCTAGATATTAGTAAGATTTTAGATCCTAACACGCCTTTAAATCAAGGGGCGATCAAAGTGATTTTTGGGTATAACCGCAGTTATTACGCTCAAATGTTTGAAGGCTTTTGCGCTTATAATGGCATTGACAGCGCGCTTTGTTTTAACGAATTGGATAAAGAGCAACAGGACGCTCTTTTGTATGGGAATGGCACTGAAATCAGCTTTCATTTTAAAAACAGCCCCTTGAAACGCCCTTGGAAAGGCATTATCCAAATCGCTTATGACATGTTTAAAGAGCAAAAGGATTTGAGCGATTACATGAGCGAAAAAACCTGTTCTTCGTGCGAGGGGCATCGTTTGAAAGCCTCCAGTTTGAGCGTTCAAGTCGCTGGCTTGAAAATGGCGGATTTTTTAACTAAGCCCATTGAAGAAGTTTATCATTTTTTTAATGATCCCACGCATTTTAGCTATCTTAACGAGCAAGAAAAAAAGATCGCTGAACCCATTTTAAAAGAGATTTTAGAAAGGGTGTTTTTTTTATACGATGTGGGGCTAGGGTATTTGACTTTAGGGAGGGATGCGCGAACGATTAGCGGAGGGGAGAGCCAAAGGATACGAATCGCCAGTCAAATCGGGAGTGGTTTGACAGGGGTTTTGTATGTTTTAGATGAGCCTAGCATTGGCTTGCATGAAAAAGACACGCTCAAACTCATCAACACCCTTAGGAATTTACAAAAAAAGGGGAACACGCTCATTGTCGTAGAGCATGATAAAGAGACGATTAAGCATGCGGATTTTGTTGTGGATATTGGGCCAAAGGCTGGAAGGCATGGGGGTGAAGTGGTTTTTAGCGGGAGCGTGAAAGAGTTATTGCAAAATAACCATTCTACCGCCTTGTATCTCAACGGCACTAAAAAGATTGAGCGCCCTAAATTTGAACTCCCTAAAGAAAAGCATTTTTTAGAAATTAAAAATGTCAATATCAATAACATTAAGAATTTGAGCGTTCAAATCCCCTTAAAACAATTGGTGTGCATTACTGGGGTGAGCGGGAGCGGTAAAAGCTCGCTGATTTTACAAACCCTTTTGCCCACCGCTCAAACCCTTTTAAACCATGCTAAAAAAGCTCAAAGCTTGAATGGGGTGGAGATTGTAGGGTTGGAGCATTTAGATAAAGTGATCTATTTAGATCAAGCCCCCATAGGCAAAACCCCACGAAGCAACCCCGCCACTTACACGGGAGTGATGGATGAAATCAGGATTTTATTTGCCGAGCAAAAAGAAGCTAAAATTTTAGGCTATAGCGCGAGCCGTTTCAGCTTTAATGTTAAAGGGGGGCGGTGCGAGAAATGCCAAGGCGATGGGGATATTAAAATAGAAATGCATTTCTTGCCTGATGTGTTAGTCCAATGCGATAGCTGTAAGGGTGCTAAATACAACCCCCAAACTTTAGAAATCAAGGTGAAAGGCAAATCCATTGCCGATGTGTTGAACATGAGCGTGGAAGAAGCTTATGAATTTTTTGCTAAATTCCCTAAAATCGCTGTGAAGTTAAAAACGCTTATAGATGTGGGCTTAGGCTATATCACTTTAGGGCAAAACGCTACGACTTTAAGCGGGGGGGAGGCTCAAAGGATCAAATTGGCTAAAGAATTGAGTAAAAAAGACACAGGCAAAACCCTTTATATTTTAGATGAGCCTACTACCGGTTTGCATTTTGAAGACGTGAATCACCTTTTACAGGTTTTGCATTCTTTAGTGGCATTAGGCAATTCCATGCTAGTGATTGAGCATAATTTAGACATTATCAAAAACGCTGACTACATTATAGACATGGGGCCTGATGGGGGGGATAAAGGTGGGAAAGTCATTGCGAGCGGCACGCCTTTAGAGGTGGCACAAAATTGCGAAAAAACCCAAAGCTACACGGGAAAATTTTTAGCTTTGGAATTGAAATAG
- the hopE gene encoding Hop family outer membrane protein HopE — protein sequence MEFMKKFVALGLLSAVLSSSLLAEGDGVYIGTNYQLGQARLNSNIYNTGDCTGSVVGCPPGLTANKYNPGHTNINWHAKYANGALNGLGLNVGYKKFFQFKSFDMTSKWFGFRVYGLFDYGHADLGKQVYAPNKIQLDMVSWGVGSDLLADIIDKDNASFGIFGGVAIGGNTWKSSAANYWKEQIIEAKGPDVCTPTYCNPNAPYSTNTSTVAFQVWLNFGVRANIYKHNGVEFGVRVPLLINKFLSAGPNATNLYYHLKRDYSLYLGYNYTF from the coding sequence ATGGAATTTATGAAAAAGTTTGTAGCTTTAGGGCTTCTATCCGCAGTTTTAAGCTCTTCGTTGTTAGCCGAAGGTGATGGTGTTTATATAGGGACTAATTATCAGCTTGGACAAGCCCGTTTGAATAGTAATATTTATAATACAGGGGATTGCACAGGGAGTGTTGTAGGTTGTCCTCCAGGTCTTACCGCTAATAAGTATAATCCAGGACATACCAATATCAACTGGCATGCTAAATACGCTAATGGGGCTTTGAATGGTCTTGGGTTGAATGTGGGTTATAAGAAGTTCTTCCAGTTCAAGTCTTTTGATATGACAAGCAAGTGGTTTGGTTTTAGAGTGTATGGGCTTTTTGATTATGGGCATGCTGATTTAGGCAAGCAAGTTTATGCACCTAATAAAATCCAGTTAGATATGGTTTCTTGGGGTGTGGGGAGCGATTTGTTAGCTGATATTATTGATAAAGACAACGCTTCTTTCGGTATTTTTGGTGGGGTCGCTATCGGCGGTAACACTTGGAAAAGCTCAGCGGCAAACTATTGGAAAGAGCAAATCATTGAAGCTAAAGGTCCTGATGTTTGTACCCCTACTTATTGTAACCCTAACGCCCCTTATAGCACCAACACTTCAACCGTCGCTTTTCAAGTGTGGTTGAATTTTGGGGTGAGAGCCAATATCTACAAGCATAATGGTGTGGAATTTGGCGTGAGAGTGCCGCTACTCATCAATAAATTTTTGAGTGCGGGTCCTAACGCTACTAACCTTTATTACCATTTGAAACGGGATTATTCGCTTTATTTAGGGTATAACTACACTTTTTAA
- the rsmH gene encoding 16S rRNA (cytosine(1402)-N(4))-methyltransferase RsmH, whose protein sequence is MQEIESLHQSVLLQEVLQAFAPLEEGVLIDCTLGLGGHSKAILSQKPHLKLIGIDKDKFAQEIANERLKAFEGRYNLLSGGFAKRFKEALETHNKEIKGVLVDLGVSSLQLDDDNRGFNFHSHALDMRMDLEGDLNAQKVINSYPVVALEKIFKDYGEIKEYKKIAHKIAERRAKKPFKDAKDLSDFLSSLSKNKKIHPATLVFQAVRIEVNSELEELKEFLQCARNLKGAILCVISFHSLEDALVKNAFKDYAKNCVCDPLSFKCACSNNHALGEILTKKPITPSPEEIKNNRRSRSAKMRVFQFKP, encoded by the coding sequence TTGCAAGAAATAGAGAGTTTGCACCAAAGCGTTTTGTTGCAAGAAGTTTTGCAAGCGTTCGCACCTTTAGAAGAAGGGGTTTTGATAGATTGCACTTTAGGGTTAGGGGGGCATTCTAAAGCGATTCTATCCCAAAAACCGCACTTAAAACTCATTGGCATTGATAAAGATAAGTTCGCTCAAGAAATCGCTAACGAACGATTGAAAGCCTTTGAAGGGCGTTATAATCTCTTAAGTGGGGGTTTTGCCAAACGCTTTAAAGAAGCCCTAGAAACGCATAACAAGGAGATTAAAGGGGTTTTAGTGGATTTAGGGGTAAGCTCTTTACAGCTTGATGATGATAACAGAGGGTTTAATTTCCACTCGCACGCTCTGGACATGCGCATGGATTTAGAAGGCGATTTGAACGCTCAAAAAGTCATCAACTCTTATCCTGTAGTGGCGTTAGAAAAAATCTTTAAAGACTATGGCGAAATCAAAGAATACAAAAAAATCGCCCACAAAATTGCAGAAAGGCGCGCTAAAAAACCCTTTAAAGACGCTAAGGATTTGAGCGATTTTTTAAGCTCCCTTTCTAAAAATAAAAAAATCCATCCAGCGACTTTGGTGTTTCAAGCCGTTCGCATAGAAGTCAATAGCGAATTAGAAGAATTAAAAGAGTTTTTACAATGCGCTAGAAACCTTAAGGGAGCGATTTTGTGCGTGATTTCTTTCCATTCTTTAGAAGACGCGTTAGTAAAAAACGCTTTTAAGGATTACGCTAAAAATTGCGTTTGCGATCCTTTAAGTTTCAAATGCGCTTGCTCTAACAATCACGCTTTAGGCGAAATTTTAACCAAAAAGCCCATCACTCCAAGCCCAGAAGAAATTAAAAACAACAGGCGTTCACGAAGCGCTAAAATGAGGGTGTTTCAATTCAAGCCATGA
- a CDS encoding SAM hydrolase/SAM-dependent halogenase family protein, whose amino-acid sequence MKKTISALFLSACIGLSSVYADNALILQTDFSLKDGAVSAMKGVAFSVNSNLKIFDLTHEIPPYNIWEGAYRLYQTASYWPKGSVFVSVVDPGVGTNRKSVVLKTKNGQYFVSPDNGTLTLVAQTLGIDSVREIDEKANRLKGSEKSYTFHGRDVYAYTGARLASGAITFEQVGPELPPKVVEIPYQKAKATKGEVKGNVPILDIQYGNVWSNISDRLLNQAKIKRNDILCVTISKGSKKKYEGKMPYVASFGDVPEGQPLVYLNSLLNVSVALNRDNFVQKHQIESGADWNIDIKKCTK is encoded by the coding sequence ATGAAAAAAACGATTTCAGCGTTGTTTTTATCAGCGTGTATAGGGTTATCGTCTGTTTATGCAGATAACGCCTTGATTTTACAAACCGACTTTAGCCTAAAAGATGGGGCCGTCTCGGCGATGAAAGGCGTCGCTTTCAGCGTTAATTCCAATCTTAAAATCTTTGATTTAACGCACGAAATCCCCCCGTATAACATCTGGGAAGGCGCTTACCGCTTGTATCAAACCGCTAGTTATTGGCCAAAAGGTTCGGTATTTGTGAGCGTAGTTGATCCGGGCGTAGGCACTAATCGTAAATCGGTGGTATTGAAAACTAAAAACGGCCAGTATTTCGTCTCGCCGGATAACGGCACGCTGACTTTGGTGGCGCAAACTTTGGGGATTGATAGCGTGCGTGAAATTGATGAAAAAGCTAACCGGTTGAAAGGTTCTGAAAAATCCTACACTTTCCATGGCCGTGATGTGTATGCTTACACTGGGGCGCGCTTGGCTTCTGGGGCGATCACATTCGAGCAGGTCGGGCCTGAGCTTCCCCCAAAAGTTGTTGAAATTCCTTACCAAAAAGCGAAAGCCACAAAAGGGGAGGTGAAGGGTAATGTCCCAATTCTTGATATCCAATACGGCAATGTTTGGAGCAATATCAGCGATAGATTGCTCAATCAAGCAAAAATCAAACGCAACGATATATTGTGTGTAACTATTTCTAAAGGTTCCAAGAAAAAATACGAAGGGAAAATGCCGTATGTTGCGAGCTTTGGCGATGTGCCAGAAGGCCAGCCGTTGGTCTATTTAAACAGCTTGTTGAATGTTTCCGTGGCGCTGAATAGGGATAATTTCGTGCAAAAACACCAAATTGAATCTGGCGCTGATTGGAATATTGATATCAAGAAGTGCACTAAGTAA
- a CDS encoding HD family hydrolase: MYAAHPIKPLKAPKLKTKFLRRVFAGASIRRWNDQACPLEFVELDKQAHKAMIAYLLAKDSKDRGKDLDLDLLIKYFCFEFLERLVLTDIKPPIFYALQQTHSQELASYVAQSLQDEISAYFSLEELKEYLSHRPQILETQILESAHFYASKWEFDIIYHFNPNMYGVKEIKDKIDKQLHNNDHLFEGLFGEKEDLKKLVSMFGQLRFQKRWSQTPRVPQTSVLGHTLCVALMGYLLSFDLKACKSMRINHFLGGLFHDLPEILTRDIITPIKQSVAGLDHCIKEIEKKEMQNKVYSFVSLGVQEDLKYFTENEFKNRYKDKSHKIIFTKDAEELFTLYNSDEYFGVCGELLKVCDHLSAFLEAQISLSHGISSNDLIKGAQNLLELRSQTELLDLDLGKLFRDFK; the protein is encoded by the coding sequence ATGTATGCGGCTCATCCTATTAAACCCCTAAAAGCCCCTAAACTCAAGACTAAATTTTTAAGGCGTGTGTTTGCGGGCGCGTCTATTAGGCGTTGGAATGACCAAGCATGCCCTTTGGAATTTGTGGAATTAGACAAGCAAGCCCATAAAGCGATGATTGCGTATTTACTCGCTAAAGATTCAAAAGACAGGGGTAAAGATTTAGATTTAGATCTTTTAATCAAGTATTTTTGCTTTGAGTTTTTGGAGCGCCTGGTTTTAACCGATATTAAACCCCCTATTTTTTACGCCCTCCAACAAACGCACAGCCAAGAATTAGCCTCCTATGTCGCGCAAAGTTTGCAAGATGAAATCAGCGCGTATTTTTCTTTAGAGGAACTCAAAGAGTATTTAAGCCACAGACCCCAAATTTTAGAAACTCAAATTTTAGAGAGCGCGCATTTTTATGCGTCTAAGTGGGAGTTTGATATTATTTATCATTTTAACCCCAACATGTATGGCGTGAAAGAAATTAAAGATAAAATTGACAAGCAACTCCACAATAACGATCATTTGTTTGAAGGGCTTTTTGGGGAAAAAGAAGATTTGAAAAAATTGGTGAGCATGTTTGGGCAGTTGCGTTTCCAAAAGCGCTGGAGCCAGACCCCAAGAGTGCCGCAAACCAGTGTCTTAGGGCATACCTTGTGCGTGGCGCTTATGGGGTATTTGTTGAGCTTTGATTTAAAAGCTTGTAAAAGCATGCGGATCAATCATTTTTTGGGCGGGCTTTTCCATGATTTACCCGAGATTTTGACCCGAGACATTATCACGCCCATCAAACAAAGCGTTGCAGGGCTTGATCACTGCATTAAAGAAATTGAAAAAAAGGAAATGCAAAACAAAGTCTATTCTTTTGTGTCTTTGGGCGTTCAAGAAGATTTGAAATATTTCACCGAAAACGAGTTCAAAAACCGCTACAAAGACAAGTCCCACAAAATCATTTTCACTAAAGACGCTGAAGAATTATTCACGCTTTATAACAGCGATGAATATTTTGGGGTTTGTGGGGAGCTTTTGAAAGTGTGCGATCATTTGAGCGCGTTTTTAGAAGCTCAAATCTCTCTTTCTCATGGCATTTCCAGTAACGATTTGATTAAAGGGGCTCAAAACCTTTTAGAATTGCGATCCCAAACGGAACTGCTTGATTTGGATTTAGGGAAATTGTTTAGGGATTTTAAGTAA
- a CDS encoding Fic family protein: MNYKELLEFNDYAMDLTIRTAHHSTAIENNPLSLAETISILTTEYIPREMPQRAFFEVKNYQNMLFFLLENLNKGQSVDSFFIRELHGILMNFLLPNKGAFKTTDNTILEASFETTPHFQAPMAMKEWCDNLNYKMKTLQDKEEKLKTILEQHILFERIHPFSDGNGKVGRMLIFYSVLEQNLIPFVITKEQKEAYIKALDTRNTESLYQLAKVSQEFELTRIQGQMILNKNKP; this comes from the coding sequence ATGAATTATAAAGAATTATTAGAATTTAACGATTACGCTATGGATTTAACCATTCGCACAGCTCATCATAGCACTGCTATTGAAAACAATCCTTTGAGCCTTGCTGAAACTATAAGTATTTTAACCACTGAATACATTCCTAGAGAAATGCCTCAAAGAGCTTTCTTTGAAGTGAAAAACTATCAAAACATGCTCTTCTTTCTATTAGAAAATCTGAATAAAGGACAAAGCGTTGATAGTTTTTTTATAAGAGAGTTGCATGGGATTTTAATGAATTTTTTACTCCCTAATAAGGGGGCTTTCAAAACGACTGATAATACGATTTTAGAAGCTAGTTTTGAAACGACCCCTCATTTTCAAGCGCCTATGGCTATGAAAGAATGGTGCGATAATCTCAATTATAAGATGAAAACCTTACAAGATAAAGAAGAAAAACTAAAAACTATTTTAGAACAACACATTTTGTTTGAAAGGATACACCCTTTTAGCGATGGTAATGGTAAGGTGGGCAGAATGCTAATCTTTTATAGCGTTTTAGAGCAAAACTTAATACCATTTGTGATCACCAAAGAACAAAAAGAGGCTTACATTAAGGCTTTAGACACGCGCAATACAGAAAGCTTATACCAACTCGCCAAAGTATCCCAAGAGTTTGAACTCACACGCATACAAGGGCAAATGATACTCAATAAGAATAAGCCCTAA
- a CDS encoding RNA polymerase factor sigma-54 encodes MAILRANLSPKNKLNATLKGWLPILQSELEDLEEVLKQNALDNPLIKIENKRIKNFSDRFSAKKSSDHLENFATASKSLFETLESQIIPPLFPTETSQKIAMDIISGLDGEGYFEENIEERAKILGVESEVYEKVRERFSYLNPAGIGAKDVKESFLFQLESRELDDNELYEETRKIILNLEKHHEFSKDFYYEKALKILKSFKNPPAIEFLEKEIEVIPELFILEVDNEIIVRLNDESYPTISLEENRFKDSDYLKEKLKEAKDLIDALNLRKATIYKIGLMLLEYQYDFFKGKELRPLKLLDLANEFNHSVSTISRAISNKYLACERGVFPIKHFFSTALDNSETSNAVIKDYLLELIKNEDKKEPLSDAKILELIEEKFHLKMVRRTITKYRQLLNIASSSERKRLYLMRA; translated from the coding sequence ATGGCGATCTTACGTGCAAACCTTAGCCCTAAAAACAAATTAAACGCTACCTTAAAAGGGTGGCTTCCCATTTTACAAAGCGAGCTTGAAGACTTGGAAGAAGTGTTGAAACAAAACGCTTTAGATAACCCCTTAATCAAAATTGAAAACAAACGCATCAAAAATTTTAGCGATCGTTTTAGCGCTAAAAAGAGCAGCGATCATTTAGAAAATTTCGCAACCGCATCTAAAAGTCTTTTTGAAACTTTAGAATCTCAAATCATTCCCCCTCTCTTTCCCACTGAAACCTCTCAAAAAATCGCTATGGATATTATCAGCGGGTTGGATGGTGAAGGGTATTTTGAAGAAAACATTGAAGAAAGGGCTAAGATTTTAGGGGTAGAGAGCGAAGTTTATGAAAAAGTGCGCGAGCGTTTTAGTTACCTTAATCCCGCTGGCATTGGCGCTAAAGATGTGAAAGAGAGCTTTTTATTCCAGTTAGAGAGTAGGGAATTGGACGATAATGAGCTTTATGAAGAAACGCGAAAAATCATTTTGAATTTAGAAAAACACCATGAATTTTCTAAAGATTTTTATTATGAAAAGGCTTTAAAGATTTTAAAATCCTTTAAAAACCCCCCAGCCATTGAGTTTTTAGAAAAAGAAATAGAAGTCATTCCTGAGCTTTTTATTCTAGAAGTGGATAATGAAATCATCGTGCGTTTGAATGATGAGAGCTACCCGACGATCAGTTTAGAAGAAAATCGCTTTAAGGATAGCGATTATTTGAAAGAAAAACTAAAAGAGGCCAAAGATTTAATTGACGCGTTAAATTTAAGAAAGGCCACGATTTATAAAATCGGCCTCATGCTTTTAGAGTATCAATACGATTTTTTTAAGGGTAAGGAATTGCGTCCTTTAAAGCTATTAGATTTAGCCAATGAGTTTAACCACTCTGTAAGCACGATTTCAAGGGCCATTTCTAATAAATATTTGGCATGCGAAAGGGGGGTTTTCCCTATTAAGCATTTCTTTAGCACCGCCTTAGACAATAGCGAGACTTCAAACGCTGTGATTAAAGACTATCTTTTAGAATTGATCAAAAATGAAGACAAAAAAGAGCCTTTGAGCGACGCTAAGATTTTAGAACTCATTGAAGAAAAATTCCATTTGAAAATGGTAAGAAGAACGATCACCAAATACCGCCAATTGCTCAACATCGCTTCTTCAAGCGAGAGAAAAAGGCTCTATTTGATGCGCGCTTGA
- the lptB gene encoding LPS export ABC transporter ATP-binding protein — translation MDILKAEHLNKQIKKTKIVSDVSLEVKSGEVVGLLGPNGAGKTTTFYMICGLLEPSGGSVYLNDVNLAKYPLHKRSNLGIGYLPQESSIFKELSVEENLALAGESTFKNSKESEEKMESLLDAFNIQAIRERKGMSLSGGERRRVEIARALMKNPKFVLLDEPFAGVDPIAVIDIQKIIESLIELNIGVLITDHNVRETLSVCHRAYVIKSGTLLASGNANEIYENALVRKYYLGENFKV, via the coding sequence ATGGATATTTTAAAAGCAGAGCATTTAAACAAACAGATTAAAAAAACCAAAATCGTTTCAGATGTTTCTTTAGAAGTGAAAAGCGGCGAAGTGGTGGGGCTTTTAGGGCCTAATGGGGCGGGTAAAACCACCACCTTTTATATGATATGTGGGCTTTTAGAGCCTAGTGGGGGGAGCGTTTATTTAAACGATGTGAATTTAGCTAAATACCCTTTACACAAGCGTTCTAATTTAGGCATAGGCTACTTGCCCCAAGAATCTAGCATTTTTAAAGAATTGAGCGTGGAAGAGAATCTGGCCCTAGCAGGAGAGAGCACTTTTAAAAACTCTAAAGAGAGCGAAGAAAAAATGGAAAGCTTGCTTGATGCTTTTAATATCCAAGCCATAAGAGAGCGCAAGGGCATGAGTTTGAGTGGGGGGGAAAGAAGGCGCGTAGAAATCGCTAGGGCTTTAATGAAAAACCCTAAATTCGTGCTATTAGATGAGCCTTTTGCGGGCGTGGATCCGATTGCAGTGATTGACATTCAAAAAATCATTGAAAGCCTGATTGAGCTAAACATCGGCGTGTTGATTACTGATCACAATGTGCGAGAGACTTTGAGCGTGTGCCACAGGGCGTATGTGATTAAAAGCGGCACGCTTTTAGCGAGCGGGAACGCTAATGAAATTTATGAAAACGCTTTGGTGCGTAAGTATTATTTAGGGGAAAATTTTAAGGTGTGA